The following are from one region of the Stigmatopora argus isolate UIUO_Sarg chromosome 9, RoL_Sarg_1.0, whole genome shotgun sequence genome:
- the LOC144082271 gene encoding iduronate 2-sulfatase-like — protein sequence MYIYVHKCLFLFLHVLLVSARKERRNVLFIIADDLRTSLGCYGDITVQSPNIDQLASKSHVFLNAFAQQAVCAPSRTSMLTSRRPDTTRLYDFKSYWRVHSGNYTTLPQYFKSQGYTTMSVGKVFHPGIASNYTDDYPYSWSIPAYHPASFKFEKEKLCRGEDGRLHANLLCAVNVTEQPGGTLPDMEIAHEAVRLLKTQANDSNPFFLAVGFHKPHIPFRIPQEYLRLYPMEQMSLAPDPDVPKRLPPVAYNPWADIRKRDDVQKLNISFPYGPIPKEFQLRIRQHYYAAVSYMDAQVGQLLSALDALGLAQSTLVVFTSDHGWSLGEHGEWAKYSNFDVATRVPLIFYVPEPSGPYRGFESLSFPFMDVFRQSEFIFKFDNVLQNVVELVDVFPTISHLVGLKTPPPCPEVSLQKELCTDGKNLSQQFYPDQKIDIEGVSFSQYPRPADTPQEDSDLPDLKDIKVMGYSLRTFDYRFTLWLGFDPKTYQVNVSNVHAGELYMLSDDPSEDNNVYDDVERHSMIKMLSRELKSMPPTGSVQTRMKLQLHYLTAGMKTGGRRGRGVAVVRVQKTRPHAAIF from the exons atgtacatttatgtccataaatgtttgtttctctTTCTTCACGTGCTTCTTGTCAGTGCGAGAAAAG AAAGACGAAATGTCCTTTTCATCATCGCTGACGACCTGCGGACTTCTTTGGGATGTTATGGAGACATAACAGTCCAATCACCCAACATTGACCAACTGGCATCCAAAAGCCATGTTTTTCTCAATGCGTTTGCACAG CAAGCAGTATGTGCTCCAAGTCGAACATCCATGTTAACAAGTCGCAGGCCAGACACAACTAGGTTGTATGATTTTAAATCCTACTGGAGAGTCCATTCTGGAAACTACACCACTCTTCCGCAGTACTTTAAATCCCAAGGTTATACTACTATGTCAGTGGGAAAGGTTTTTCACCCAG gCATCGCCTCCAACTACACTGACGATTATCCTTACAGCTGGTCCATCCCAGCATACCACCctgcttcatttaaatttgagaaAGAAAAG ctGTGTAGAGGAGAGGACGGTCGCCTCCATGCTAACCTGCTTTGTGCAGTCAATGTGACTGAGCAGCCTGGAGGAACACTTCCTGACATGGAAATTGCGCATGAGGCGGTGAGACTACTAAAAACTCAAGCCAATGACAGCAATCCCTTTTTTCTGGCTGTGGGCTTTCACAAACCTCACATTCCCTTTCGGATACCACAG GAGTATTTGCGCCTCTACCCGATGGAGCAAATGAGTCTGGCACCTGATCCGGATGTTCCCAAACGTCTTCCACCTGTAGCTTACAACCCTTGGGCGGACATTAGAAAGCGAGATGACGTCCAAAAGCTCAACATTAGCTTCCCTTATGGACCAATTCCTAAAGAGTTTCAA CTTCGCATCCGGCAGCACTATTATGCTGCCGTGTCCTACATGGATGCCCAGGTTGGGCAACTACTCAGTGCTCTTGATGCCCTGGGGTTGGCTCAGAGCACACTTGTGGTTTTCACTTCTGATCATG gttGGTCGCTCGGTGAGCATGGTGAATGGGCAAAATATTCAAACTTTGACGTGGCAACACGTGTTCCTCTGATCTTTTATGTACCTGAACCTTCTGGGCCTTATAGAGGGTTTGAAAGCCTTTCCTTTCCCTTTATGGATGTCTTTAGACAATCAGAGTTCATCTTTAAAT TTGATAATGTTCTACAAAATGTAGTGGAGCTTGTGGATGTTTTCCCAACCATTTCCCACTTGGTGGGTCTAAAAACACCCCCACCTTGTCCTGAAGTTTCACTCCAG AAGGAGCTGTGTACAGATGGAAAGAACCTGTCGCAACAATTCTACCCCGATCAAAAAATTGATATAGAGGGAGTGTCTTTCAGCCAATACCCACGACCTGCTGACACACCCCAG GAGGACTCTGACCTTCCGGACCTTAAAGACATAAAGGTGATGGGCTACTCACTGCGCACTTTTGACTACAGATTCACTCTGTGGCTAGGTTTTGACCCCAAGACATATCAG GTCAACGTGTCAAATGTCCACGCTGGAGAGCTGTACATGCTATCAGatgaccccagtgaggataacaACGTTTACGATGATGTTGAGCGGCACAGCATGATCAAAATGTTGAGCAGGGAATTGAAGAGCATGCCTCCT ACTGGGAGTGTGCAGACGAGGATGAAGCTGCAGCTCCATTACCTCACAGCAGGAATGAAGACCGGTGGAAG gcgtggccgaggcgtggctgtggtcagagttcaaaagacccgcccccacgccgccattttttaa
- the LOC144082270 gene encoding m7GpppX diphosphatase-like produces the protein MADVSTKRENNGNVSNELSPKTKKTKTDHEKDRGENGNKSEKTVLSGFQTITVLSDSAREKTIFVHGKLADQNAVVILEKTPITEDALSEMFTSSTLELDLRNDIYSTYRLQASPHLNEIKATVVCPATEKHVKKYQRQESFLVEETADDYESITLPFIQKQSFSVQWVYNILEKKAESERIVFEDPDPKLGFVLLPDFKWDQKQLDNLYLIAIIHQRNIKSLRDLKFEHIPLLQNILQKGKEAILQRYNLPASKLRVYLHYQPSYYHLHVHFTKLGYDAPGCGVERAHLLTDVIQNLQSDSHFYKTRSISFPLRADDGLLSQFRETGRL, from the exons ATGGCTGACGTTTCAACTAAACGTGAAAATAATGGCAATGTATCAAATGAATTATCTccgaaaacaaagaaaacaaaaacggaTCACGAAAAGGATCGGGGAGAAAACGGGAATAAATCTGAAAAAACTGTCCTGTCTGGTTTTCAAACCATAACCGTTTTGAGTGATTCTGCTAGGGAGAAAACAATCTTCGTCCACGGAAAG CTTGCTGACCAGAATGCTGTTGTCATCTTGGAAAAGACACCCATCACAGAAGACGCCCTGTCTGAAATGTTCACTTCTTCAACCCTGGAGTTGGATCTAAGAAATGATATCTACAGCACCTACCGTCTCCAGGCTTCACCTCACCTTAATG AGATCAAGGCGACTGTAGTATGTCCAGCTACTGAGAAGCATGTCAAGAAATACCAACGTCAGGAGAGCTTCTTGGTGGAGGAGACCGCGGATGACTATGAGTCCATCACGCTTCCCTTCATCCAGAAGCAAAGTTTCAGTGTGCAG TGGGTATACAACATCTTGGAGAAGAAGGCAGAGTCTGAGCGCATTGTGTTTGAGGACCCAGACCCAAAGCTTGGTTTTGTCCTACTCCCGGATTTCAAATGGGACCAGAAACAG CTGGATAATTTGTACCTGATCGCTATCATACATCAGAGAAACATCAAAAGTCTGAGAGACCTGAAATTTGAACACATACCACTTCTTCAAAACATTTTACAGAAAGGAAAG GAGGCCATCCTGCAACGCTACAACCTCCCAGCCAGCAAGCTGAGAGTTTACTTGCACTATCAGCCATCTTACTACCACCTTCACGTCCATTTCACCAAGCTTGGCTATGACGCCCCAGGCTGCGGGGTGGAACGTGCCCACCTCCTCACAGATGTCATCCAGAACCTTCAGTCCGATTCACATTTCTATAAAACAAGGAGTATTTCTTTCCCGCTCCGGGCAGATGATGGACTGCTCAGTCAATTTAGAGAAACCGGCAGATTATAA